Within Wyeomyia smithii strain HCP4-BCI-WySm-NY-G18 chromosome 2, ASM2978416v1, whole genome shotgun sequence, the genomic segment AACACATGTCCAGGGCTCAAACTCATTTGTGCCTGCTGGCACATACACAAGCTGAGTGCAAGGTACTCAGTTATGAGTAATCATGCACGAGCGTGTTTTACTGTTGCATCTCTTAAATCCGCCACGTTGGGTTTATTTGTAAACATCAAAGTGgtaaaaacataaaatgattttcaaaaattttgaaaatagcgTACGCGAAGTTGAACGTAGTTAAAACCGTTAAAACAATATCGAAGTCGTCtaattaatattaaaataaGGCAACAGCTGTGATTCATGTAACCGTATTCATATTTTAATTACAAGAAATGGGTAATCTGTTTGGCAAGTCAACTAACAAGACTAAAGTTGCAAGCAGAGTCACAGAACATGATAAAGCTATTTTAGTAAGTATAAAATCAAAGAATTGTTTTAGCTCAGTACACTTGAtatgacacggcacgatacataaAGAAAATTTGTTCGTCAAGTATTCCGAGGTGTTTATTAAGTCGAGATGGAGCGGTTGTTAAggcactctttgaccaagcgccactttttgacagataaaaatttgatcaaagataattgtttgtcactctccaatttttacatgGTGTTTATTAAGTCGataatttttgcagcaattgaaaCAGCAACGAGACAAACTTAAACAGTACCAAATACGAATCGAACTTCAGTTGGAAAAAGATAGAGTATTGGTCAAAAAATGTCTAACCACAGGACGGAAAGAGTAAGTTTTTCAAAAGGCATTCGATAGATTCAATCGATCCCCCCCCCCTTCTTTATCATttatcaaaattgaaaaaagtcacataatttttttaattatataaAACAAAGTACGAACTAACCTTAGTTATTTTCCCTTTAGTTTCTCAATGATATTTATTAGATTAACCTCGAAAAGATAATCAtagtttaatgtgcgtaaaaggaTAATCATGCGTCAAAATGACTCCCGACTTTCAAAGGATTGaaaaaacaacattttcttCATAAATTATCGATCAATGGTCATTGCGATGTTAATACATCGATGAATAACCAAAACCAGAATTTGGGTTTCAAAATTTCTTCATTGATTaggaaaaacgataaaaaactgACACATGGTTAGAAGACAagagcgaggagtcaaattgacgcagactatctctTGAgtatttgttttcatttttcgtttcgTTTAATCTTggcaaaacaaactttttttataGTGGTTTTAATCCTTAGGGTCATTCGCCATTCTGGCAAAATTTCTGTCAATTTCGTTGAATATCAGATACATATTAATATGTAAATTCAAGATAATATGACTAATGAATGGTTCTGAATTATTAAGAGAAATGGGACCATTTTTGGtgcataattattcaaaagtcaCCTTATACCAATATACaaaattatcattatcatcTGTTTTAAGGCGTGCGAGAACTTTGCTGCGCAAGAAAAAGTATCAGGAAAAACTCCTGTCCAATGCGGATGCGCAATTGGAAACGATCGAAAAACTAGCCTCTGATATCGAGTTCGCAATGGTAGAAGCGCAAGTCGTCAGTGGGCTTAAGGTCGGTAACGAAGCCTTGAAGAAAGTTAACGAACTGCTGTCTATCGAAGAAGTTGAGCAGATTTTGGATGAAACACGCGAAAGTATCGAGAAACAGCAAGAAATTGATTCACTTCTTAACGGGGTGCTCACCGAAGAGGACGAAGATGAAGTACTTGCCGAGTTGGAACAGCTCGTGGTTGAGGATTCTGCCAACAACAGGGTTGAGACTGAGCAAGAGGATATTGGGGAACGGCTTCCGGAAGTACCCGAAGACGAACCTAAGGGCCATAAGATTAAAGGCAA encodes:
- the LOC129725505 gene encoding charged multivesicular body protein 6, with the translated sequence MGNLFGKSTNKTKVASRVTEHDKAILQLKQQRDKLKQYQIRIELQLEKDRVLVKKCLTTGRKERARTLLRKKKYQEKLLSNADAQLETIEKLASDIEFAMVEAQVVSGLKVGNEALKKVNELLSIEEVEQILDETRESIEKQQEIDSLLNGVLTEEDEDEVLAELEQLVVEDSANNRVETEQEDIGERLPEVPEDEPKGHKIKGKEKNAESSRKKVALEA